One window of Pseudomonas sp. ML2-2023-3 genomic DNA carries:
- a CDS encoding oxaloacetate decarboxylase, with protein sequence MSRLSHQQLRVEFRKLLASTSCFHTASVFDPMSARIAADLGFEAGILGGSVASLQVLAAPDFALITLSEFTEQATRIGRVAQLPIIADADHGYGNALNVMRTVAELERSGVAALTIEDTLLPAQFGRKSTDLISIEEGSGKIKAAIESRVDPELVIIARTNAGTLSVEHVKSRIKAYTEAGADGICLVGVKDFAHLEQIAEGVELPLMLVTYGNPELSDSQRLAALGVRIVVAGHAAYFASIKATYDCLREQRNVTCSTSDLSATELTHTYTRPERYQVWAKEFMNVDE encoded by the coding sequence GTGTCCAGACTTTCCCATCAGCAACTGCGGGTCGAATTTCGCAAGTTACTCGCTTCTACATCCTGCTTTCACACCGCCTCCGTGTTCGATCCCATGTCTGCCAGAATTGCCGCCGACCTGGGTTTTGAAGCCGGTATCCTGGGCGGTTCGGTTGCTTCGCTGCAAGTATTGGCAGCCCCAGATTTTGCCCTGATCACATTGAGTGAATTTACCGAGCAGGCGACCCGGATCGGGCGTGTGGCACAGTTGCCGATCATTGCCGATGCCGATCATGGTTACGGCAACGCACTCAACGTGATGCGTACCGTGGCGGAGCTGGAGCGTTCCGGCGTGGCTGCATTGACCATCGAAGATACCCTCCTGCCTGCGCAGTTCGGCCGCAAATCGACCGATCTGATCTCGATTGAAGAGGGCAGTGGCAAGATCAAGGCTGCCATTGAGTCTCGCGTAGATCCTGAACTGGTGATCATTGCCCGAACCAACGCCGGGACGTTATCCGTCGAGCATGTGAAATCCCGTATCAAGGCTTACACCGAGGCCGGTGCAGATGGTATTTGCCTGGTTGGCGTGAAGGATTTTGCTCACCTTGAGCAGATTGCCGAAGGCGTCGAGCTTCCGCTGATGCTGGTGACCTACGGAAACCCCGAACTGTCCGACAGCCAGCGTTTGGCTGCGCTGGGCGTGCGGATCGTGGTAGCCGGGCATGCGGCTTATTTTGCTTCGATCAAAGCCACTTACGACTGTTTGCGCGAACAGCGCAATGTCACCTGCAGCACCTCTGATCTGAGTGCTACAGAGTTGACCCACACCTACACGCGACCAGAGCGTTATCAGGTGTGGGCCAAAGAGTTCATGAACGTAGACGAGTAG
- a CDS encoding LysR family transcriptional regulator: MIKELKTLIAVAREGTFAAAGSKIGLTQAAVSAQMQRLEAELGVELFDRQGRSAQLNRMGHQVLLQGQELVRQFKNLGTTTVGLPASILVTIGAIASVQRSFLPEALAQFHQQFLECRTRVIPGLSMELVNQVDAGEIDMAVIIRPPFSLQSDLRWTTLAREPYRLIVPADMPGDDWSELVSTQPFIRYDRSSFGGRQVDRFLRQTHVVLREVCELDELDAIIKLVANGVGVALVPETATHQGWPAEVRAIDLKQRTFHRDIGLVHRARRSLTEPVKSLVQLITEQVLKKT; the protein is encoded by the coding sequence ATGATTAAAGAATTGAAAACCCTCATCGCCGTGGCGAGAGAAGGCACCTTTGCGGCTGCGGGCAGCAAGATAGGGCTGACCCAGGCAGCTGTCAGTGCGCAAATGCAACGTCTTGAGGCGGAACTCGGCGTCGAGCTGTTTGACCGACAAGGCCGCTCGGCCCAACTCAACCGGATGGGGCATCAAGTACTGTTGCAGGGACAGGAGCTGGTGCGCCAGTTCAAGAATCTGGGCACAACAACTGTTGGGCTGCCTGCAAGCATTCTGGTGACGATTGGAGCCATTGCCTCTGTGCAACGCTCGTTTTTACCGGAAGCGCTGGCGCAGTTTCACCAACAATTCCTGGAGTGCAGGACTCGAGTGATTCCGGGCCTTTCAATGGAGCTGGTCAATCAGGTGGATGCTGGCGAGATCGACATGGCTGTGATCATCCGCCCGCCTTTCTCACTTCAAAGTGACTTGCGATGGACAACGCTGGCGCGCGAACCCTATCGGCTCATCGTGCCGGCCGACATGCCCGGGGATGACTGGTCTGAACTGGTCTCGACCCAGCCATTCATACGCTACGACCGATCGTCTTTCGGCGGTCGGCAGGTTGACCGATTCTTGCGCCAAACCCATGTGGTTTTGCGAGAAGTATGCGAACTCGATGAGCTGGATGCGATCATCAAGCTGGTTGCCAATGGGGTGGGCGTTGCGCTGGTTCCAGAAACGGCAACCCATCAAGGATGGCCGGCAGAGGTTCGGGCCATAGACCTGAAGCAACGGACATTTCATCGTGATATCGGGCTCGTGCATCGCGCGCGCCGCAGCCTCACCGAGCCTGTGAAGTCACTTGTCCAGCTGATTACCGAGCAGGTTCTGAAAAAAACATGA
- a CDS encoding TetR/AcrR family transcriptional regulator, whose product MKKPVQDMRQHIIDVARSLMTHKGYTAVGLTELLGAAGVPKGSFYHYFRSKDEFGQALLEEYFEEYLSRVDVQMANEGSGAERLLNYLRYWAQTQAFDHTDQKCLVVKLGAEVCDLSENMRAVLEKGTARIIERMTRCVEQGKSDGSITAPTEASVLAEALYQMWLGASLLVKVNRTHAPFDVAFEMSRRLLA is encoded by the coding sequence ATGAAGAAACCAGTCCAAGACATGCGCCAGCACATCATTGATGTCGCCCGATCGCTTATGACCCACAAGGGTTACACGGCGGTTGGCCTGACCGAGTTGCTTGGCGCCGCCGGCGTGCCTAAAGGCTCGTTTTATCACTACTTCCGCTCCAAGGATGAATTTGGCCAGGCACTGCTCGAAGAGTACTTTGAAGAGTACCTCTCGCGGGTTGATGTGCAGATGGCCAACGAGGGCAGCGGGGCAGAGCGACTGCTGAATTACCTGCGGTATTGGGCCCAGACCCAGGCTTTTGATCACACCGACCAAAAATGCCTGGTGGTCAAGCTGGGGGCAGAAGTGTGTGATCTCTCCGAAAACATGCGTGCCGTCCTTGAAAAAGGCACTGCGCGGATCATCGAGCGGATGACTCGCTGCGTTGAGCAAGGCAAATCCGATGGTTCCATCACCGCGCCCACTGAAGCCTCTGTACTGGCAGAAGCGCTTTATCAGATGTGGCTGGGTGCCTCTTTGCTGGTCAAGGTCAACAGAACCCACGCACCGTTTGATGTGGCGTTTGAAATGAGCCGTCGGCTGTTGGCCTGA
- a CDS encoding TetR/AcrR family transcriptional regulator: MTNAISSSAPRTKGRPRTFDRDQALLRALTVFWRRGYEPASVAELCTAMGINPPSLYAAFGNKAKLFLEAVDYYEATFWDATWEKMGSEPDLVRGISDFFQASAAILTEPMAPCGCMVVLAAVNVSEDAAEVSAALKALRQEGRDYLQQRLDRGVEDGQLKPQTNTRILASALNTLLEGMSLQAHDGASREDLEGIGATAVAMLAPSLAQ; encoded by the coding sequence ATGACCAACGCCATCTCATCCTCCGCTCCGCGCACCAAGGGGCGCCCTCGCACGTTCGACCGCGACCAGGCGCTGCTTCGGGCCCTGACGGTGTTCTGGAGGCGCGGGTATGAACCTGCATCGGTGGCAGAGCTGTGTACCGCGATGGGTATCAACCCACCCAGCCTGTACGCGGCGTTTGGGAATAAGGCCAAGTTGTTTCTGGAAGCCGTCGACTACTACGAAGCGACCTTCTGGGATGCCACCTGGGAGAAAATGGGCAGTGAGCCGGACCTGGTGCGCGGCATCAGCGACTTTTTCCAGGCATCAGCCGCCATCCTGACAGAACCCATGGCTCCGTGTGGCTGCATGGTGGTTCTCGCGGCGGTCAACGTTTCAGAGGATGCCGCAGAGGTTTCGGCGGCACTCAAAGCCCTGCGCCAGGAAGGTCGGGACTACCTGCAGCAACGACTGGATCGCGGGGTTGAGGACGGTCAACTCAAGCCGCAGACCAATACCCGCATTCTCGCCAGTGCGTTGAATACATTGCTCGAAGGCATGTCGTTGCAGGCCCATGATGGAGCCAGTCGTGAAGACCTTGAGGGCATCGGCGCCACCGCCGTGGCGATGCTCGCCCCTTCCCTTGCCCAATGA